From Canis lupus dingo isolate Sandy chromosome 24, ASM325472v2, whole genome shotgun sequence, a single genomic window includes:
- the MAFB gene encoding transcription factor MafB — MAAELSMGPELPTSPLAMEYVNDFDLLKFDVKKEPLGRAERPGRPCTRLQPAGSVSSTPLSTPCSSVPSSPSFSPTEQKTHLEDLYWMASNYQQMNPEALNLTPEDAVEALIGSHPVPQPLQSFDGFRGAHHHHHHHHPHPHHAYPGAGVPHDELGPHAHPHHHHHHQASPPPSSAASPAQQLPTSHPGPGPHAAAAATAAGGGGSVEDRFSDDQLVSMSVRELNRHLRGFTKDEVIRLKQKRRTLKNRGYAQSCRYKRVQQKHHLENEKTQLIQQVEQLKQEVSRLARERDAYKVKCEKLANSGFREAGSTSDSPSSPEFFL; from the coding sequence ATGGCCGCGGAGCTGAGCATGGGGCCCGAGCTGCCCACCAGCCCGCTGGCCATGGAGTACGTCAACGACTTCGACCTGCTCAAGTTCGACGTGAAGAAGGAGCCGCTGGGGCGCGCGGAGCGGCCGGGCCGGCCCTGCACGCGCCTGCAGCCCGCCGGCTCGGTGTCGTCCACCCCGCTCAGCACGCCGTGCAGCTCGGTGCCCTCGTCGCCCAGCTTCAGCCCCACCGAACAGAAGACTCACCTGGAGGACCTGTACTGGATGGCGAGCAACTACCAGCAGATGAACCCCGAGGCGCTCAACCTGACGCCCGAGGACGCGGTGGAGGCGCTCATCGGGTCGCACCCGGTGCCGCAGCCGCTGCAGAGCTTCGACGGCTTCCGCGGCgcgcaccaccaccaccaccaccaccacccgcacCCGCACCACGCCTACCCGGGCGCCGGCGTGCCCCACGACGAGCTGGGCCCGCACGCGCACCcgcaccatcaccaccaccaccaagcgTCGCCGCCGCCGTCCAGCGCCGCCAGCCCCGCGCAGCAGCTGCCCACCAGCCACCCGGGGCCCGGGCCGCACGCGGCCGCGGCGGCGAcggcggccggcggcggcggcagcgtgGAGGACCGCTTCTCCGACGACCAGCTCGTGTCCATGTCCGTGCGCGAGCTGAACCGCCACCTGCGGGGCTTCACCAAGGACGAGGTGATCCGCCTGAAGCAGAAGCGGCGGACCCTGAAGAACCGGGGTTACGCCCAGTCGTGCAGGTATAAACGCGTCCAGCAGAAACACCACCTGGAGAACGAGAAGACGCAGCTCATTCAGCAGGTGGAGCAGCTTAAGCAGGAGGTGTCCCGGCTGGCCCGCGAAAGAGACGCCTACAAGGTCAAGTGCGAGAAACTCGCCAACTCCGGCTTCAGGGAGGCGGGCTCCACCAGCGACAGCCCCTCCTCTCCCGAGTTCTTTCTGTGA